Proteins co-encoded in one Ictalurus punctatus breed USDA103 chromosome 18, Coco_2.0, whole genome shotgun sequence genomic window:
- the ccng2 gene encoding cyclin-G2 — MEALRLMKELNLTVEQESQYLPKESGLRLIESNAEGTGISAKCRNAKVEDLWSLTSFFGYSTQTFVLAVNLLDRFLAMMKVQPKHLACISIGCLHIATKVVEDKCEVSSTHELIRISQCKFTVSDLGRMEKIISEKLSFQFQAVTALTFLHLYHSIILAHTSSRKEVLSLDKLEAQLKACLCRIVFSKAKPSVLALSLIKQEIEALKSADLFEIAQSIQRHLRISETELQLWRGLVAQCLVQYSSPTCSKPNHRKLVWIVSRRTAQNLHSSYCGAPELPTIPEDGWSESEDWSEELSSGEESLSSSLGSDAGGPYFPAHFQKK; from the exons ATGGAGGCCTTGCGCCTGATGAAGGAGCTGAACCTGACCGTGGAGCAGGAGAGCCAGTATCTGCCCAAGGAGTCGGGACTGAGGCTGATCGAGTCGAACGCTGAG GGGACGGGAATCTCTGCAAAATGTCGAAACGCCAAAGTGGAGGATCTCTGGAGCTTGACCAGTTTCTTTGGCTACAGCACACAGACGTTTGTCCTGGCGGTCAATCTGCTGGACAGATTTCTAGCTATGATGAAG GTTCAGCCCAAACATCTGGCCTGCATCAGCATTGGCTGCCTCCACATTGCTACCAAAGTGGTGGAGGATAAGTGTGAGGTGTCGTCGACGCACGAGCTGATCCGCATCAGCCAGTGCAAGTTCACCGTGTCTGACCTCGGGCGCATGGAGAAAATCATCTCGGAGAAACTCAGCTTCCAGTTCCAAGCCGTCACCGCCTTAACTTTCCTGCACCTGTACCATTCGATTATACTGGCGCATACCTCAAGCAG GAAAGAAGTCCTCAGTCTAGACAAGCTGGAAGCCCAGCTTAAAGCCTGCCTTTGCCGCATTGTATTCTCCAAAGCAAAA CCGTCGGTGCTAGCTTTGTCTCTCATAAAGCAAGAGATCGAGGCCTTGAAGTCGGCTGACCTGTTTGAGATCGCCCAATCCATTCAGAGACACTTGAGg ATCTCCGAGACGGAGCTACAGCTCTGGAGAGGCCTGGTGGCCCAGTGCCTGGTGCAGTACTCCTCGCCTACATGCTCCAAACCCAATCACAGGAAGTTGGTGTGGATCGTGTCCCGGCGTACGGCCCAGAACCTGCACAGCAGCTACTGCGGCGCACCAGAGCTGCCCACGATCCCCGAAGACGGCTGGAGTGAGAG TGAGGACTGGAGTGAAGAActgagctctggggaggagtcTCTCAGCAGTTCGTTGGGCAGCGATGCAGGGGGGCCTTATTTCCCTGCCCACTTTCAGAAAAAGTAG
- the ccni gene encoding cyclin-I isoform X2, whose translation MKFAEPTEGQKLSFLLEKAASREAELWRSYVPKKPASQDTDISPAQRDEAVRWLTDVHRCLKLYPETLCLAISVLDRFLSTIKRIPALRELISSSACGCTPSEVLRMERIVLDKLSWNLHAATPLDFLHIFHAMVFSCKAVSSGILLGLNRSQHLALLTQELLHCLSHNSLLQERGSMLALALVTLQLETLCPDWLALAADLLRKVQIDSSKLIGCRELVARCLSTHTASLPPNTVYVCHPLQTPHDPGVTFHPVLPTLPLRRKPSAKRKVEQMDVDEYFDGIKRLYNEEELGGGGGANSGYQSIECGSTPCPALQPVTVS comes from the exons ATGAAGTTTGCCGAACCCACGGAAGGCCAGAAGCTGTCTTTTCTCCTGGAAAAGGCTGCTTCTAGGGAAGCCGAGCTGTGGAGGAGCTATGTGCCTAAGAAACCAGCCAGTCAG GATACAGATATCTCCCCTGCCCAGCGTGACGAGGCCGTGCGGTGGCTCACTGACGTGCACCGGTGCTTGAAGCTTTATCCAGAAACCCTCTGTTTGGCCATCTCCGTACTCGACCGCTTTCTCTCCACCATTAAG cgtaTCCCTGCTCTTAGAGAGCTGATCAGCAGCAGTGCTTGTGGATGTACTCCTTCAGAAGTGTTGAGGATGGAGAGGATCGTTCTGGATAAACTCAGCTGGAACCTGCATGCAGCCACTCCCCTTGATTTCCTGCACATT tTCCATGCAATGGTGTTCAGCTGCAAGGCTGTGAGTTCAGGCATATTATTGGGTCTGAACAGATCACAGCACCTTGCCCTGCTCACTCAGGAGCTGCTGCACTGCCTTTCCCATAATTCACTGCTGCAGGAGCGTGGCTCCATGCTGGCCCTTGCTCTCGTCACACTGCAGCTGGAAACGCTCTGTCCTGATTGGCTCGCTCTTGCTGCCGACCTGCTGCGCAAAGTTCAG ATTGACAGCTCCAAGCTGATCGGCTGCCGCGAGCTAGTGGCACGTTgtctctccacacacacggcaTCCCTGCCTCCCAACACTGTATACGTCTGCCACCCACTGCAAACCCCTCACGACCCTGGCGTGACCTTTCACCCTGTCCTGCCCACTCTGCCACTGCGCAGGAAGCCCTCGGCCAAGCGCAAGGTGGAGCAGATGGATGTGGACGAATACTTCGATGGCATCAAGCGTCTCTACAATGAGGAGGAGCTAGGAGGAGGGGGTGGGGCTAAttcagggtaccaatccatagAGTGCGGTTCCACGCCATGCCCTGCCCTTCAGCCTGTCACCGTCTCCTAG
- the ccni gene encoding cyclin-I isoform X1, whose protein sequence is MKFAEPTEGQKLSFLLEKAASREAELWRSYVPKKPASQDTDISPAQRDEAVRWLTDVHRCLKLYPETLCLAISVLDRFLSTIKARPKYLRCIAITCFFLAAKTSEEDERIPALRELISSSACGCTPSEVLRMERIVLDKLSWNLHAATPLDFLHIFHAMVFSCKAVSSGILLGLNRSQHLALLTQELLHCLSHNSLLQERGSMLALALVTLQLETLCPDWLALAADLLRKVQIDSSKLIGCRELVARCLSTHTASLPPNTVYVCHPLQTPHDPGVTFHPVLPTLPLRRKPSAKRKVEQMDVDEYFDGIKRLYNEEELGGGGGANSGYQSIECGSTPCPALQPVTVS, encoded by the exons ATGAAGTTTGCCGAACCCACGGAAGGCCAGAAGCTGTCTTTTCTCCTGGAAAAGGCTGCTTCTAGGGAAGCCGAGCTGTGGAGGAGCTATGTGCCTAAGAAACCAGCCAGTCAG GATACAGATATCTCCCCTGCCCAGCGTGACGAGGCCGTGCGGTGGCTCACTGACGTGCACCGGTGCTTGAAGCTTTATCCAGAAACCCTCTGTTTGGCCATCTCCGTACTCGACCGCTTTCTCTCCACCATTAAG gcTCGTCCCAAGTACCTGCGCTGCATTGCTATCACCTGTTTTTTCTTGGCAGCTAAGACAAGTGAAGAGGATGAG cgtaTCCCTGCTCTTAGAGAGCTGATCAGCAGCAGTGCTTGTGGATGTACTCCTTCAGAAGTGTTGAGGATGGAGAGGATCGTTCTGGATAAACTCAGCTGGAACCTGCATGCAGCCACTCCCCTTGATTTCCTGCACATT tTCCATGCAATGGTGTTCAGCTGCAAGGCTGTGAGTTCAGGCATATTATTGGGTCTGAACAGATCACAGCACCTTGCCCTGCTCACTCAGGAGCTGCTGCACTGCCTTTCCCATAATTCACTGCTGCAGGAGCGTGGCTCCATGCTGGCCCTTGCTCTCGTCACACTGCAGCTGGAAACGCTCTGTCCTGATTGGCTCGCTCTTGCTGCCGACCTGCTGCGCAAAGTTCAG ATTGACAGCTCCAAGCTGATCGGCTGCCGCGAGCTAGTGGCACGTTgtctctccacacacacggcaTCCCTGCCTCCCAACACTGTATACGTCTGCCACCCACTGCAAACCCCTCACGACCCTGGCGTGACCTTTCACCCTGTCCTGCCCACTCTGCCACTGCGCAGGAAGCCCTCGGCCAAGCGCAAGGTGGAGCAGATGGATGTGGACGAATACTTCGATGGCATCAAGCGTCTCTACAATGAGGAGGAGCTAGGAGGAGGGGGTGGGGCTAAttcagggtaccaatccatagAGTGCGGTTCCACGCCATGCCCTGCCCTTCAGCCTGTCACCGTCTCCTAG